The Sardina pilchardus chromosome 19, fSarPil1.1, whole genome shotgun sequence genome window below encodes:
- the nrros gene encoding transforming growth factor beta activator LRRC33: protein MPVLSLFPTLLGLTLGYLMMTAFGHPPVSACKLTQRMALCDAQQLASVPRDLPENTEDLSLNNNHIEGLENGCLSRYRQLRSLSCANNRLKTVGSNVFRDLLHLESLNLADNSLHYGDGQTGQSLRFLSRLKVLDLSSNHITEDMASELLQNLTSLERLSLSRNLLSRLDDSIFSNLHQLKELNLERNQLYEIDGAFDNLNNLQRLNLAFNLLPCLVQFEMTQLLVLNASHNNIEWFITNQDLKETFQLETLDLSDNKLLFFPFLPVSSQLRNLLLSQNKISFYHHLANMSRTNWTSNVVFYNIRGNASNVTAELWDETLHGDISSLELLDLSGNLIANFPLGFLRQMPHLYQLKLRTNCMESLNVSTGELPATLHELDVSNNRVTALHTGQRAVSDLNNLTHLNLSLNDIQRLPPKLLSSLPRLSTADLSYNTIGICDQNEVTNASYTDCLVWRKIGSLRQLHLAGCNIVDLPPSAFEGSPLVHLELSNNVGLHLKPDSLAGLDRTLQHLGLGNTGLLNFDFSPFLHLRSLNLSKNSITQLPQSLMELDLKLLDLSGNNLTTIPSEQASRLAQTLESVFVNGNRFNCCHLNWYRTFEKLVNIVDLAEVRCFDQTHMTQNVVHFDRHKCANNSEESIWWYILLLSSVIVIFLSITGLIFLTLKPRVLPNAIKKKCWKATSY from the exons ATGCCTGTCCTCAGTCTGTTTCCCACCCTGTTGGGCCTTACTTTGGGTTACCTGATGATGACTGCATTCGGCCATCCACCTGTATCAGCTTGCAAATTG ACACAGAGGATGGCTCTATGTGATGCCCAACAGTTGGCTTCTGTGCCCAGAGATCTGCCAGAGAACACTGAGGACCTCTCCCTGAACAACAATCACATCGAGGGACTAGAAAATGGCTGCCTCTCAAGATACCGCCAGCTACGATCCCTCAGCTGTGCAAACAATCGCTTAAAAACAGTGGGGTCAAATGTATTCAGGGACTTACTCCATTTAGAGAGCCTTAATTTAGCAGATAATTCACTTCATTATGGTGATGGCCAGACAGGACAGTCCCTGCGCTTTTTATCCCGTCTGAAGGTTTTAGACCTGTCAAGTAACCACATCACTGAGGACATGGCCTCTGAGCTGCTGCAGAATCTGACCTCTCTGGAACGCCTGTCTCTGTCCAGGAATCTTCTGTCCAGGCTGGATGACTCCATTTTCAGCAACCTTCACCAGCTTAAGGAGCTCAACCTTGAGAGGAACCAACTGTATGAGATTGATGGGGCTTTTGATAACCTAAACAATCTCCAAAGACTCAACCTAGCCTTCAACCTTCTCCCCTGCCTTGTCCAGTTTGAGATGACCCAGTTGCTTGTGTTGAATGCCAGCCACAACAACATAGAGTGGTTCATCACCAACCAGGACTTGAAAGAAACATTTCAGTTGGAGACTTTAGATCTGTCTGACAACAAGCTCTTATTTTTCCCTTTTCTGCCAGTGAGCAGCCAGCTCCGCAATCTTCTGCTTTCCCAAAACAAGATCAGCTTTTATCACCATCTGGCTAACATGAGCAGAACCAACTGGACCAGCAATGTCGTCTTTTACAACATCCGAGGGAATGCAAGCAACGTCACGGCCGAGCTATGGGATGAGACTCTGCATGGTGACATCTCCTCGCTGGAGCTGCTCGACCTGAGTGGAAACCTCATCGCCAACTTCCCTCTGGGCTTCCTTCGGCAAATGCCCCACTTGTATCAGCTCAAACTGAGAACAAACTGCATGGAGTCCCTCAATGTCTCCACTGGGGAACTGCCGGCCACCTTGCACGAGCTGGACGTCAGCAACAACAGGGTGACCGCGCTTCACACTGGACAGCGGGCAGTCAGTGACCTCAACAATCTCACCCATCTCAACCTGAGCCTAAATGACATCCAGAGACTCCCACCCAAGCTCCTCTCCAGTCTGCCTCGCCTGAGCACAGCAGACCTCAGCTACAACACAATAGGGATATGTGACCAGAATGAGGTCACAAATGCTAGCTACACAGACTGTCTTGTCTGGAGGAAAATTGGTTCGCTGAGACAGCTTCACCTGGCAGGCTGCAACATAGTGGACCTACCGCCCTCTGCATTCGAGGGTTCTCCTCTTGTCCATCTGGAACTCTCAAACAATGTTGGCCTCCACTTGAAGCCAGATTCGTTAGCAGGGCTGGACAGAACTCTCCAGCACCTTGGGCTGGGGAATACAGGCCTGTTGAACTTTGACTTTTCCCCATTCCTCCACTTGAGATCTCTCAACCTCTCAAAAAACTCCATTACCCAGCTGCCCCAGTCTTTAATGGAGTTGGACCTAAAGCTCTTGGACTTGAGTGGCAACAACCTCACCACCATACCCTCTGAACAGGCCAGCAGGCTGGCCCAGACACTAGAATCTGTGTTTGTCAATGGAAACCGTTTTAACTGCTGTCACTTGAACTGGTACAGGACATTTGAAAAACTTGTTAATATTGTTGACCTAGCAGAGGTCAGATGTTTTGACCAAACACACATGACACAGAATGTAGTTCATTTTGACAGACACAAATGTGCTAACAACAGTGAGGAGTCCATTTGGTGGTACATCCTGTTGTTGTCATCGGTGATTGTCATTTTCTTAAGCATCACTGGTTTGATTTTCCTCACCCTCAAGCCCAGAGTGTTACCCAACGCCATAAAGAAGAAATGCTGGAAAGCAACATCCTActaa
- the fbxo45 gene encoding F-box/SPRY domain-containing protein 1 isoform X2 yields the protein MSGAVGGGASSCMGAAAASCSSTGFVSGAVGGCVGIAGRLPSRVLEHLFSYLDLPDLMRCTLVCWHWNSVLADENSEVWRSLCTRSLTEEALRSDILCNIPTYKDKLKSLQHALSSHDCSRNVYVKKNGFTLHRNPIAQSTDGARGKIGFTEGRHAWEIWWEGPLGTVAVIGIATKRAPMQCQGYVALLGSDDQSWGWNLVDNNLLHNGEVNGNFPQCNNAPKYQIGERIRVILDMDDKTLSFERGFEFLGVAFRGLPKACLFPAVSAVYGNTEVTMVYLGKPLDG from the exons ATGTCTGGAGCGGTTGGCGGAGGGGCGTCATCTTGCATGGGTGCTGCAGCTGCAAGTTGTAGCTCGACTGGGTTTGTCTCTGGCGCAGTCGGTGGGTGCGTGGGCATAGCAGGAAGGTTACCATCTCGGGTGTTGGAGCATTTGTTCTCTTATCTGGATTTACCGGACTTGATGCGCTGTACTTTAGTTTGCTGGCATTGGAACAGTGTCCTAGCAGATGAAAACAGTGAGGTGTGGCGGAGCCTCTGCACTCGCTCCCTCACTGAGGAGGCTCTTCGCTCTGACATTCTCTGCAACATACCAACTTATAAGGACAAG TTGAAATCTCTGCAACATGCTCTCAGCTCCCATGACTGCTCGCGGAACGTCTACGTGAAGAAGAATGGGTTCACTCTTCATCGGAACCCCATCGCCCAGAGCACCGATGGTGCCCGCGGGAAGATTGGTTTCACCGAGGGCCGACATGCCTGGGAGATTTGGTGGGAGGGACCTTTGGGAACCGTGGCCGTTATAGGCATCGCCACCAAGCGGGCCCCCATGCAGTGCCAAGGTTATGTCGCTCTGCTGGGGAGTGACGATCAGAGTTGGGGATGGAACTTGGTGGACAACAACCTCCTTCATAACGGAGAAGTTAACGGCAACTTCCCACAATGCAACAACGCACCTAAGTATCAG ATAGGAGAAAGGATACGTGTAATCCTGGACATGGACGACAAGACCTTGTCATTTGAAAGAGGCTTTGAGTTCTTGGGCGTGGCTTTCCGCGGGCTTCCCAAAGCCTGCCTCTTCCCGGCCGTCTCGGCCGTTTACGGCAACACTGAAGTGACAATGGTGTACCTGGGAAAGCCTCTGGATGGCTAG
- the fbxo45 gene encoding F-box/SPRY domain-containing protein 1 isoform X1 produces MSGAVGGGASSCMGAAAASCSSTGFVSGAVGGCVGIAGRLPSRVLEHLFSYLDLPDLMRCTLVCWHWNSVLADENSEVWRSLCTRSLTEEALRSDILCNIPTYKDKLKSLQHALSSHDCSRNVYVKKNGFTLHRNPIAQSTDGARGKIGFTEGRHAWEIWWEGPLGTVAVIGIATKRAPMQCQGYVALLGSDDQSWGWNLVDNNLLHNGEVNGNFPQCNNAPKYQVGCSGDTIGERIRVILDMDDKTLSFERGFEFLGVAFRGLPKACLFPAVSAVYGNTEVTMVYLGKPLDG; encoded by the exons ATGTCTGGAGCGGTTGGCGGAGGGGCGTCATCTTGCATGGGTGCTGCAGCTGCAAGTTGTAGCTCGACTGGGTTTGTCTCTGGCGCAGTCGGTGGGTGCGTGGGCATAGCAGGAAGGTTACCATCTCGGGTGTTGGAGCATTTGTTCTCTTATCTGGATTTACCGGACTTGATGCGCTGTACTTTAGTTTGCTGGCATTGGAACAGTGTCCTAGCAGATGAAAACAGTGAGGTGTGGCGGAGCCTCTGCACTCGCTCCCTCACTGAGGAGGCTCTTCGCTCTGACATTCTCTGCAACATACCAACTTATAAGGACAAG TTGAAATCTCTGCAACATGCTCTCAGCTCCCATGACTGCTCGCGGAACGTCTACGTGAAGAAGAATGGGTTCACTCTTCATCGGAACCCCATCGCCCAGAGCACCGATGGTGCCCGCGGGAAGATTGGTTTCACCGAGGGCCGACATGCCTGGGAGATTTGGTGGGAGGGACCTTTGGGAACCGTGGCCGTTATAGGCATCGCCACCAAGCGGGCCCCCATGCAGTGCCAAGGTTATGTCGCTCTGCTGGGGAGTGACGATCAGAGTTGGGGATGGAACTTGGTGGACAACAACCTCCTTCATAACGGAGAAGTTAACGGCAACTTCCCACAATGCAACAACGCACCTAAGTATCAGGTGGGATGTAgtggagataca ATAGGAGAAAGGATACGTGTAATCCTGGACATGGACGACAAGACCTTGTCATTTGAAAGAGGCTTTGAGTTCTTGGGCGTGGCTTTCCGCGGGCTTCCCAAAGCCTGCCTCTTCCCGGCCGTCTCGGCCGTTTACGGCAACACTGAAGTGACAATGGTGTACCTGGGAAAGCCTCTGGATGGCTAG